The Pararhodobacter sp. genome segment AGAGCACAAACCGGGCACAAATTCTGCAAAGTGAATTGCAAAGTGGGCGATCTGGTTCTTTTGATTAAAGGCAAAATGTTTAGGAAAATCAATTGGCTGGGGGACTAGGATTCGAACCTAGATTAACGGAGTCAGAGTCCGTTAAAACTCGTTATAATTCAGTGCGTTGCGTGTAAAACGCAACCTTTCAGCTCTATTGTACATCAGTATGTTACGGCTTGTTTTGTAAAACAAATCAGCCGGCAGCAAGGATGCCGCAATGGCATTGCGCAGGCGTCCTTGCTGCCTACCCGCCATTGGCATCCACAGCCCGCGCCGCCTCCCCCACCAGCCGCAGCAAATCCCGCTGTGACAGCGGCACCCGCACCACCGATTCGCCAGGGCGAGTGATGGCGAGGAATACCCCGCCATCCTCCATCACGATCATCACCCGGGCGCGCGGCCCGCTCTTTGGTGCATCAGCCATGGCTCACACCGCCGGCGGCAGTTTGGCCAACGGGCCATCACGCCAGATCTGCACCCAGCGCAGCGCGACCTTGCACAGGCTCATGCCGCACACCCCAAGGGCAAATCCCGTTGGCCCCTCAATCGAGCCCAGCGGGACATTGTGCGAGACAAGATAGAGCGCCACCACGGGGGCCACCACCGGCGTGCCATAGGCTGCCACTGCCGTGCCCACGATGCCCATGGTGATGTGCCGCCATATCGAACCGCTGGGGCTGGCCAGCGCCCCGCAGATTCCGCCGATCGCGCCCGCAAGCAGGTGTGAGGGGCGAAAGCCAAAGTAGGTATCCGGCGGGAGATCAGCCATCAGCGGGCCCCTATGCCTTGCGCCGCGCGAGCCAGGTGCTCACCGTGCGCCAGAGCGGCGGGGCAAGTGCCAGCGCTGCGCCGGCAATCACCTCCCAATCGGCTGCCGTCACCAGCCCGCGCCCCACAAGGATGGAGCCGCCAATGGCGATGGCATAGCGCGCCAGCTGCGGCCACAGCGCTTCCATGGCTTGCGGAGCCGGCATTGCCTCTGCAATGGCCGCCGCCACCTTGGGGGCATAAGCTGGCGCAAGCGGGACAGACGGGAGCAGGGCCGCGCTTTCCGCCGCCTTCAGCAGCGCCGATTCGAGCTTCGAGGGGCCGATAGAGGATTGTGGTTTGTTGGGCATGGTCGCCTCTCAGGCTTCATTTGTGGAGAGTTTGCCGCCGGCAGTCAGGCGCACGGCGCTGCCGGCCGGAGCCGGGGCAGTCTTCGGCCAGCGGGTGGCGATGTGGCGGGACTTGGCCACGCGGGCGACATTGACCATGTTGCTCTGGTTGCCGCCGAGGACGTGATAGGCCGTGGAATCCTCGCCAACGTAGAAGCCGACATGCCCGCCGCCATCGCGCGTGAACACCAGCAGCGCGCCCGGCTGGGGTTTGCAGGCCGCCCCAAAGGTCTGCCAGTTTTTGGCCCCAAGCGGATTTGAGGGGATCGGCTCATCCGGCAGGGTGGAGGTGATGCAGTGGGCGACAAACAGCCCGCACCACGGAATGTCGTCATCCGTAAAATAGGATTTGACCCAGCCGCCAAGCCGGGCAGCCCAGCCCATAATGGTGGCGTTGCTGCCCTTGCCGGCCACCTCCTTTACGCCCTTGAGGCGTTCGGCCGTCTCGAACCATGGCAGCAGAGGCGTGGTGCCGGGCCGGGCTGCGGGCTTGCCGGTTTTGATGGCATAGGCAGTGAGCAGGGCCGATTCCGTTTTCGGCCCCACCGTCCCCGGCCAGCGGACCACCACGTCGCGGTCCCTCTGAAACTGGCGCACCGCCGCGCGGGTGAGCGGGCCAAAGGATCCATCGGCCCCAGCCCGGCCAAGGTCATACCCCAGCGCAATGAGCATGCGCTGCACTTCAATGGTTTTCATGAGATGCCTCCGGGCAACAAAAAACCCGGCGCGCGAGATGCGGCCGGGCACAAAAAAACCCGCGCGAGGCGGGTACTGCATCATACTATCAGGACAAAATCAGAATATTTGTCCTAAATATCGCACATTTCATTTGACATGTGGGGTGCTATGTCCTAAATTCAGGACATGGAAGGCGCTCGGCCAACCACCCCACACGGTCAGGGGCGATGACCGGAAAGGAGGCAGGGGATGGAATATCTTCCCTTGGTCCTTCAAATTCTCCAACTAGCGGTCAGCATTGCAATCCTGATTACCGCCAGAAGGAGAAAGTGAAGACCGGAGGGGGCCGAAAGGCTCCCTCCACCTCCACAAGATAAGCAAGGGGTCGGGACATGGCAATGACCGCAGAAGACTTCGAAGCGTGGCTGGATCTGCGGGGCATATCAGGCCGGGAAGCGGCGCGGCAGTTGGGCGTCAGCAATGACACCATCACCAAGTACAAACGCCAGGGTGCGCCGCTCTATATCGCGCTGGCCTGCTCTGCGCTCTGCCATGGCCTTCCCCCGTGGAGAAAGGTTGCAAATCATGACGACGATTGAAGCCGCGCAGCTTGGATTAGGCGTCATCAACCTGCTGTTGCTGGTGATGATCTGGCGCAAGCTGTAATGCCCCCGCCCGTCCCGGCCACCGGGGCGGGCACACGACAGGATCAGACTAATATCTCATAAAAATGTAGACGATAGTCCGTAGACCATGACATGCGAATGATTCCCATCTTATGCGCAATGTATAAACTCAAAGGGAGCGCTCTCATGCCCGGTCAATCCGCAAAATCGGATGCCGCCAAATATATTTGTGATCTTGCGATAGAGCTAAAACTTATCGCAGATCAGTATAATTTGGCTGTTTCCGCATATCTTCTGGATTTGGCTGCGGAAGATGCGAGAGAGCACGTCATGAGCACCCCCAAGCGCGAACTAAAATAGCCGCGGCTACAGCCCCGCCGCCGCCACGAAGAACGCATCTACCTGCGCCGGCTCAAAGCCCAGCGCATCAAAGCCCGCCTGCATCATCGCATCGCCCCGCTCAAAGGTGGCGCTGCTCTGATAGGCGATTTGCGTGGCCAGAGGCTGGGCATCAATCCAGCCCTCGACCGTATCCAGCAAGCCCATGCCCAAAAGCTGGAGCCGGAATTGCCGGCTTGATACCCGATCCGGCACCAGCGGTGCGGTTGGGACAAAGGGCGCGATCTCGCCAAACTCCCCTGCCACAGCGCGCGCAAATATCTCGCCGATATATGGGGCATGGGGATCGTGCGCCACGACACCAACAAGCACGGGGGCGTCGCCAATGAAGGGGAACACAGCCCGGCAAGTTATTGCCGAGCGCTGCTCATTTGCCCATGCAAGGTCGGAAACATCAGCATAAGTCACAGGCTCGCTGCCCGCGTTGGTTTCAGGAGCAATATTCGAAATGTCGTCTTCTGCGCTTTCCGTAATCATAAAACCCTCCTGAAAGTTGTGTACATGTCAGTATTCGCTGTGCTGTATGATCTACCGACCAGCCGCCAAGTGCCGCTGCCAATTGGAGAGGGATTTGAAGACGGAGTGCCTGTTGCACTAAGCTGAGCGGGATAGATATGCGTCCCCGGATAGTCCGCCAAACCTGTGGTGGGATGATTTAGCTTTGCGAATAGTGTAGACCCCAGCCCATTCCAGCCGGTGGCGTATGGTGTATAGCGGCCATCAAGATCAGCCTCGGTCCACCGCAGACGCGTCCAGCCGGCTTGCCAGGTTGCCCCGATATTACGGAAGTAAGCCCGCCCCGATTGAGGATGGACCGCAATCACGAACCCGTTGTTCTGGACGCCCCAAAACTGTGTAAATGTAAATTCGCCCGGCGAGTTAATGACCGCAGAATTAAGCATCCCCCAGCCCTGCACCTGCAGGATGTTGTCAGCATTATCCGCGATAACGTTGGTGGTCGCGCCCACCCCCAGCCGGGCGGGAAGACGAACGTCTGGCAGCAACCCAATCGCATCAGCCAGATTGCCGCTCACCGCGAGTGCAGACACCAGATCGGGGCTCAAGGCCCAAGCGGTCAGGCTGCGTGCCCATCGCAGCCCGGTATCCCTTGCAACAGCGCGCACCCCAAACTGCGGCGCGACATAGGCCCAGCCGGTGCCTGTCCAACGCGCCACATGCCCGGCATACCCAGCCCACGCCCCGGTGGGCGCGGTGCTGATCAGATACATGTCGCTGGTGACTGGCGATGCAGGCGGGGCATTGAGCGTTGCCGAGTGCACCTCATATTCCGGCCGCATGGCCGCGACAATCTCAAAGGCCTCAATCAGCCGGCGCGTGTCATCGAGCGCCTGCAACCCGGTGGCGCGCGAGGGGGCGCTGTACCAGATGGCATAAGCCCCCGATGCCGCCGCCGGTGCGGGGAGCTTGAGCGTCAGACTGGTGGCGCTCTCGACAGACGCCACCCGCATCTGCCGCCCGCCGATCTCCAGCACATCCCCCGCCCGGATCAGGTTGGCCCATGAGGTGCCGGTGCCCGTGACGGTCTTGCCATTTATGGGCACGCTGATCGTGCCGGTATCGTAATAATCGGCCATATCGCTAATCCTTACGTCAACTGCGCAAAATCAATGATTGCCCAGCGCAATGTTGTTCCGGAGTAATTGATGTCAAAGGCAATCTGCCTGTTGCCGACCATCCATGCCGTCGCGCCAGATATGGAAATATATCCAACCGATGATGTCCAAGATCCATTGTAATAAATCGAAAACAACATGAGAGGGCACAAGGACGTATCAAGGGCAGGAACGGTAAGCAGACCTTTTTGATTGCTTGTTGTCGTGACAATGACGCCGCGCCCCTTAATGCGGAGCATCGGAAAGTCTGAGCTGAACATGCTCTGCGCATTGGTCGCCGTGCGCACATCAACGTCAGGGTTGCTTACCCTCAGGCCATCAGTGCCATTGAGCCGCCAACGCCATGTGAGAGTTGATCCAGTAGAGGGCATAGTTGGGTTGAGCCGTGGGATGCTCCACTGGATAGGTATGACAGCCGGGAAATTGCCCAAGCGCTGCTCATTCCAGACCCGTATCCGGAAGCTGCTGTCTGTAATCCAGTGGACCTGCACGGTGCTTGGCTTGTCGTTATCCTGCCCAATACCGATGAATGTTACAAATACCGGCGGATGATCCGGATAACTTCCGGATAGGTTGACAATATCAGAGTATCCTTGCTGCAACTCATTGGTATCGAGCTTGCTAACTACGCGCCGGATCGCGCTATAGCGACCGGCCTCGGCGATCTGAAGCATGGATCGACTGGTATTTATCAGCAAATCGTCATCAGGACATGTCAGTACATTCGAGCCACGCCGGGCTATAAATATTCCGGGCCCACGCGTGGGATGCGTCCCATACAAAAATCTCCACTGGAGTGGGCCGACCTCTCGGTCATCCGTCTTGTCTGCCGGATTGTTAAGGCTGAGATAGGCAAAATTGTTGCCGTTAGAGCGGGGGCTAATGCGCGCGCCCTCAACCGTTGCAGATGTATTCGTGTAGGTAACAATGGCGCTATTGTACCCTGTAATTGTGCCTGTATTGCTGTAATTCGGGATGTTCTGCGCGGTTTGCCTACGCCAGCAGGCCGTTAGAGGCAGAACGTCAAGCGGGTTGTATGTAATCCAGCCCGCCCCATTGATCGTCGCATCCCACGAGTATCTGGCAGCGTTTAGGGTCTCACTCCACCGCGTCGAAAATGCTGTCTGCTCATCTGTTAGGCTTGGGGATGTGGCATCATATCCCGGCCGGCTCACGACAAACTGCCCGTTTGCCATATCAAGGAGATAACGGGGAACAACCATCAGCCCTTACCCATGATGTAAGCGTTATTGAGGTCAATGATCATATTGCCGTTGGTGGCCTCCAGAACCCCGGCGGCCATCCGCCCGAAATTGCCAGAGATTGCATCCAATGACCCGACAGTTATATGCCCGGCGGTGATGGAGCCCGGCGCGATAATGTTGACATTCCAATAGGCACGCCCCGAAGCGGCATCGATCGAGAACAACAGCCGTGTGCCGAGCCCGTCCCATGACGTTGAAGCGGTCGGCCTGCACAATGGCGTGTCCACGAGGTGGCGCTTGCCCCGGTGCCTTTCACGGCCATGATCCACGCGCCATAGACAGATGCCCCGGCTGTGCCCTTGACCCCCACCTGCCACGCCGCCGTAAAGCCGGATGGGGCCGCCATTGTCATGGACGTGACAGTCACGCTCGCCGCCACATCGCCCACCTCTGCCTCAATCCCGTCAATCCGGAGGCCGGTTGAGCTCATCGCATCGGCAAGGGCAGTTTGCTGTGTGGTGAGCGTGGCGACATTCTGGGCAGCGCTATCCGCCTTGCCGTTAGCCGATTCCGCCACCGCCTTGATGGCGAGCGTCTCCTGCGCCAGAGCTTCCGTCTCTCCGGCACGTACCGTGCGTTCCTGTTCAATGCTGGCCTCAGCCGCGCCGACGCGCACGCCCACGCGCTCCACTTCGGTCTTGCTCGCCTCCCACACCTTGTCGGCTTTGAGCTTTGCCGCCGCGTCGATATTGGCGATAGCCATCGCCATATCATCCGCAATCGCCTGGAACTCCGCTGCAGCCTGCCGACCCTCGGTCGCCACTTGCTCACGCAAGCCCGCCTCGAACATCTCCACCGTGATGACACCAGCCCCCGGCGTCACGGTCAGGTCACCCGTGGTCACCTCTGCCCATGCCGTCCGCACCGTGGTGCGCTTGGGGGTGGTCGTAATGGTGCCCTGTACCTCATAGGTGGTCTTGCCCTGCACGCCGGCAGAGATCAGCAGCTCGCCGGAGTTGGGCGAGGCGCTGGACGCGGACAACACCGCCCCCGTGCCGCCCTTGATCCGGTAGGCGATCTGGATGGTATCCACCGTGGCATCCAAGATCGGAGCCCAGGTGATCCGCAGGGCCGGCTGCCGGTTGCCGTCATTGCCCACCAGCGAGGTGGCGGCAACACTCATCAGCGGCACGGTATTGATCAGCGTCGGCTTGTCACCCGGCACGCCGCCGGCACTCACCGTGCCCTCATCGGCCTCCGACCACGCATATGCCGCCGCGCCAATCTCGCGCAGGGTAAGTGTCACCGTCTGGTCCGCGTGCTGTGTCAGGCTGGCAATCATCCACGTGCGCAGGCCATAGCGCGCGCTATTCCACCGCACCCAATCCCCCGGCTCCAGCACCACGGCGCTAAAGCCCAGCGTGATGGTGGCGGTTGCCTGCAAGCGAGCAAGGCCCAACTGCATCTGGGCAAGGCGCTGCGCCTGCAAGCCGTGATGCACGGAGGGATAATCCACCTGCACCCGGATAATCTCGCCGTCCGCTGCCTCCGCCGCAGCAGAGGTGCGGGCCGCATAGGCCATCAGCTCATATTGCTGTTTGGGGTCCGAAAAACTGCCAAATACCCCGTTTGTCAGCTCCGCGCGCGGCCGCCGCGCCGCGAACCGCACCGGACGGCCGGAGACAAGATCGCCATCGGTGATGGTCGGATAGGTGACAATCTGCGCCACCCCGGCCTGCGGGCTGTATGCCCCAACGCTCTCATAGAGCGCACCGCCGCACGCATCCAGAAAGCGCTGGATGACGGAGGCGTGCTCCTCATCTGCCGCCACATAGGTGCCGCAGCGATAGCGCGGCGCGGTGCTGCCATCGCTCTCCGCCACCAGCTCATCGCAGGCATTGGCGGCCGCCGTATAGGCGTCAAGGTTGAGATCAGCGGGCGCAACGCCCATGCCCACGGTCAGCTCACCGCCAAGCCACGTTCCGCGCTGGTAATTATAGAGCTGGAGGATGGGATTTTCGGAAAATTCCCACGTCCGCTCATCAGCCCAACGATGCGCGCCGGAGCCCCCCACCGTGGAATCCTTGCGCCAGTCGTACAGCCGGCGGCCGCGCAAGTCGAAAACGCATTGCGGGATGCCGTCCGGAAATGCCTCCTCGTCATACAGCCCGCTCACATGGGCATAGCAGACGCCGGCAAGCCGATCCTGCGCCGTCCAGCGCCCGGCAGGATTTGCATAATTGACCAGCACGTTAGAGGCGGGCTGGTCGGAATAGCCGTGCCACAGCACCACGGTCAGATAAGAGATGCCGGTTGCACCGATCACCCCCTCGACGCGATAATCCGTGCGCCAGGCATTGCCGCCAATGCGGGTCACGGCATGGCGCTTGCCGGCCACCCACACCCCGTCAAGCCCGTCATGCGGCCCGTCCCCGAGCACCTGCACGAGGTCGAGCATGTTGTTGTTGTCGGCAAAACTATTGGAGTAAGCCAGAAATCCGGCCGTCCCCACGCGCCCGTAAGAGCCGCCACGCGCAACGCCGCCGCCCATGCGCAAGTCGGTCTGCACCCCGGTCTGCGCCGTTGTGCCCGTCTTGCCACTCAGGGCAGACGAGGCATAGGCGAGCCCGCCGGCAATGCCCACATTGATAAGGCCGCCGAGCACGGCCCCCGCCGTAGTACCGGCGAGGCCCACCGCTCCGACAATGGCAGGCGCAATAAACGGCATGTCAGATTATCCCACTCGATAGGCCCGCTTAAGCCGGGCGCGCGGCGTACGCGTGAGGCCGGCCGGGGCCATGCCCAGCACATCAGCGCCGATCACCACGACGCCCGCCTCTCCGCCATCCTCATCAATCACACCCACATCGCCCCGCTGCGCGAGGCTGGGCGGCACCTCTGGCAGCACCGCCGCCAGCGCATCGCCGATGCCGGAAAAGCCCCGCTCCACCAGCAGTCGCGCCGCGCCGGTCGCGCTGTCATAGGCGGGCAGATCCGCATAGGGCTCCGCCCCGGATACCGCCCGCACCACATCCATGGTGAGCCGCCAGCAGTCCCGCTGCCCCCAAACAAAAATGCCGCCCTGATAGGCGGCAATCACATCGTAAAGGCGCTCTGGCCAATCGGCGGGGCGGGGCATCACATAACCCCAATCAGTCGCAAGAAGAAAATACCAAGACTAAAAAACCCGGCCGCGAATGCAAACATTACCGCCAATACTGGCGAATAAACAATGACAACGACAACAAGGCAAAGTGTATAATAAATATAATCTTTCACTTCTTTTGACTCCCCGGCAACCGCCCCCACCATGTGCGCTGCGCGCCCGCAAGCGTGGCGTGCTTCATCCCGCCATCTGTGGGGTCAATGCGACGCTGATCGACATCGGAATAGATCCGCCACCCCTTGCGCGTCAGATCGCGCGCCACGCTCTCACAGGTGATCTTGAGCACCGCCTGCCCGCCTATCGCATCCTCATGCGTGACCTGATCGACAGTCCCGCGCCACGCCCGCTGCACCGAGACAAGCGCGCGTGTATCGGGATGGATATAGGCCCGCCGCAGCGTCACCGGCCGGCGGTGATATTGCTCCGCCTCGATGCTGGCGAGGGTGTCCGGCGTCAGGTCGCT includes the following:
- a CDS encoding TIGR02594 family protein, whose product is MKTIEVQRMLIALGYDLGRAGADGSFGPLTRAAVRQFQRDRDVVVRWPGTVGPKTESALLTAYAIKTGKPAARPGTTPLLPWFETAERLKGVKEVAGKGSNATIMGWAARLGGWVKSYFTDDDIPWCGLFVAHCITSTLPDEPIPSNPLGAKNWQTFGAACKPQPGALLVFTRDGGGHVGFYVGEDSTAYHVLGGNQSNMVNVARVAKSRHIATRWPKTAPAPAGSAVRLTAGGKLSTNEA
- a CDS encoding DUF2793 domain-containing protein, with product MADYYDTGTISVPINGKTVTGTGTSWANLIRAGDVLEIGGRQMRVASVESATSLTLKLPAPAAASGAYAIWYSAPSRATGLQALDDTRRLIEAFEIVAAMRPEYEVHSATLNAPPASPVTSDMYLISTAPTGAWAGYAGHVARWTGTGWAYVAPQFGVRAVARDTGLRWARSLTAWALSPDLVSALAVSGNLADAIGLLPDVRLPARLGVGATTNVIADNADNILQVQGWGMLNSAVINSPGEFTFTQFWGVQNNGFVIAVHPQSGRAYFRNIGATWQAGWTRLRWTEADLDGRYTPYATGWNGLGSTLFAKLNHPTTGLADYPGTHIYPAQLSATGTPSSNPSPIGSGTWRLVGRSYSTANTDMYTTFRRVL
- a CDS encoding phage tail protein: MPFIAPAIVGAVGLAGTTAGAVLGGLINVGIAGGLAYASSALSGKTGTTAQTGVQTDLRMGGGVARGGSYGRVGTAGFLAYSNSFADNNNMLDLVQVLGDGPHDGLDGVWVAGKRHAVTRIGGNAWRTDYRVEGVIGATGISYLTVVLWHGYSDQPASNVLVNYANPAGRWTAQDRLAGVCYAHVSGLYDEEAFPDGIPQCVFDLRGRRLYDWRKDSTVGGSGAHRWADERTWEFSENPILQLYNYQRGTWLGGELTVGMGVAPADLNLDAYTAAANACDELVAESDGSTAPRYRCGTYVAADEEHASVIQRFLDACGGALYESVGAYSPQAGVAQIVTYPTITDGDLVSGRPVRFAARRPRAELTNGVFGSFSDPKQQYELMAYAARTSAAAEAADGEIIRVQVDYPSVHHGLQAQRLAQMQLGLARLQATATITLGFSAVVLEPGDWVRWNSARYGLRTWMIASLTQHADQTVTLTLREIGAAAYAWSEADEGTVSAGGVPGDKPTLINTVPLMSVAATSLVGNDGNRQPALRITWAPILDATVDTIQIAYRIKGGTGAVLSASSASPNSGELLISAGVQGKTTYEVQGTITTTPKRTTVRTAWAEVTTGDLTVTPGAGVITVEMFEAGLREQVATEGRQAAAEFQAIADDMAMAIANIDAAAKLKADKVWEASKTEVERVGVRVGAAEASIEQERTVRAGETEALAQETLAIKAVAESANGKADSAAQNVATLTTQQTALADAMSSTGLRIDGIEAEVGDVAASVTVTSMTMAAPSGFTAAWQVGVKGTAGASVYGAWIMAVKGTGASATSWTRHCAGRPLQRHGTGSAHGCCSRSMPLRGVPIGMSTLSRRAPSPPGI
- a CDS encoding DUF6950 family protein is translated as MPRPADWPERLYDVIAAYQGGIFVWGQRDCWRLTMDVVRAVSGAEPYADLPAYDSATGAARLLVERGFSGIGDALAAVLPEVPPSLAQRGDVGVIDEDGGEAGVVVIGADVLGMAPAGLTRTPRARLKRAYRVG